A genomic region of Fusarium falciforme chromosome 4, complete sequence contains the following coding sequences:
- a CDS encoding Methionine aminopeptidase 2: MGAKISEDHPPQGNGGGPLSNDPCSAGGEPRGAHLSRDGDGSVGDKGGDDDDDDDDEGVVGAVPLTDASDKKKKKKRKPKKKKAKKATHQSSPPRVPLSELFAPGQYPTGEFLDYEDTNTARTTAAELRALGRKQLEDPAFLDDYRRAAEVHRQVRQWAQESVKPGQTLRDIANGIEDGVRALLGNQGLEPGDGLKSGMGFPTGLCLNHETAHYTPNPGQKDVVLQYEDVMKVDFGVHINGWIVDSAFTMSFDPTYDNLLAAVKDATNSGIKASGIDVRICDVSAAIQEAMEGYEVEIGGKTYPVKPVRNISAHNIQHYRIHGGKSIPFIKNSDQTKMEEGEVFAIETFGTTGRGRLYDDVGIYGYKLENGGPSPASLPFASAKKLHKVIKENFGNIVFCRRYLERLGQERYLAGLNCLVSNGLLEAYEPLADVKGSYTAQFEHTILLRESSKEILSRGSDY; encoded by the exons ATGGGCGCCAAGATATCTGAAGATCACCCCCCACAGGGAAATG GCGGCGGACCCCTCTCAAACGACCCTTGTTCCGCCGGCGGAGAACCAAGAGGCGCTCACTTGTCCCGGGATGGGGACGGGAGTGTGGGTGACAAaggcggcgacgacgacgacgatgatgatgacgagggtgTCGTTGGCGCCGTGCCGCTGACTGATGCATCtgataagaagaaaaagaagaagagaaagcctaagaagaagaaggccaagaaggccactCACCAATCATCCCCTCCGAGGGTGCCGCTGAGTGAGCTCTTTGCTCCTGGACAGTATCCTACTGGAGAGTTCCTCGACTATGAGGACACCAATACAGCTCGCACCACTGCAGCGGAGCTGCGTGCCCTTGGCCGCAAGCAACTTGAGGACCCTGCGTTCCTCGATGACTACCGCCGGGCGGCAGAAGTGCATCGCCAAGTCCGCCAGTGGGCTCAGGAGAGCGTCAAGCCAGGCCAGACCCTGCGTGACATTGCCAACGGCATCGAGGATGGCGTGCGAGCCCTCCTCGGCAACCAGGGCCTCGAACCGGGCGATGGCCTCAAGTCCGGGATGGGCTTTCCAACAGGCCTGTGCCTCAACCACGAGACGGCACACTACACGCCCAACCCTGGCCAGAAGGATGTTGTCCTGCAGTACGAGGATGTCATGAAGGTCGACTTTGGCGTGCACATCAACGGATGGATCGTCGATAGTGCGTTTACCATGTCATTTGACCCCACGTATGATAATCTCCTCGCGGCGGTCAAGGACGCGACCAATAGCGGCATCAAG GCGTCTGGAATCGACGTGCGCATCTGCGACGTTAGTGCGGCTATTCAGGAGGCCATGGAGGGCTACGAGGTAGAGATTGGCGGCAAGACGTACCCGGTCAAGCCGGTCCGCAACATCAGCGCGCACAACATCCAGCACTACCGGATCCACGGCGGCAAGTCTATCCCCTTCATCAAGAACTCGGACCAgaccaagatggaggagggggaggtcTTTGCCATCGAGACGTTTGGGACCACGGGGCGCGGCCGCTTGTATGATGAC GTCGGAATCTACGGTTACAAGCTGGAGAATGGAGGTCCGTCTCCGGCGTCGCTGCCTTTTGCCTCGGCGAAGAAGCTGCACAAGGTGATCAAGGAGAACTTTGGTAACATTGTGTTTTGCCGGCGCTACCTTGAGCGTCTCGGCCAGGAGCGGTATTTGGCCGGG CTGAATTGCCTGGTTTCCAACGGTCTGCTTGAGGCTTATGAGCCGCTTGCGGACGTGAAGGGGTCGTACACGGCTCAGTTTGAGCAT ACGATTCTGCTTCGAGAGTCTAGCAAGGAGATTCTGAGTCGAGGAAGCGACTATTAG